One stretch of Asterias rubens chromosome 8, eAstRub1.3, whole genome shotgun sequence DNA includes these proteins:
- the LOC117293353 gene encoding uncharacterized protein LOC117293353, translating into MGCVYFKMALLFFAFFGGFLGCTDGQTVITNTSLGQIMGEKISSFGFPPLTRYNGIPYAEPPIGPLRFAKPVPKAAWDGILNATMFGPSCPQFFVTFSAAFDQFLPNRDIDEDCLTLNMYIPDNDMDIMGPLPVMVFIHGGGFVNGQGSLYDGTILALQGKVIVVTINYRLGLFGFLSTGDDSAPGNYGLWDQRLAIQWVKNNIANFGGDPNKITIFGESAGGWSVTYQMASPLNDRTLFQRVIAQSGAAFPGIITPTDVARYQAWNLGEVLGCNLPYGSTTQDLINCLREFDMQTLQNNSSFIIAGAVIDGDFLPNINYLTSLSQVGQYDLLMGVNSQDGTVISLRQRSLTTEELKAAILLITTYTCACSNPEDITNALLTFYYGADKLDDPRQNVLKAIDVGGDLYFDIPSVNFLHRHVESAENTNTYFYYFTYDVGKELLISPEFIDLISGAPHGLDILYVFGYAQVLLTSSSEAVMLAQQSVQYWADFAHNGDPNGAGLPEWPKFDAANETYLILEPNITTGQHLKADKVAFWRDYVPTIAESIYSETCSTEVPVRGGNSKTSVNKTVVITSKDGDVLGSVIGAIRIADEAVGGKEVVKFLGIPYAKPPIGDLRYRAPQDTGPWGDEPLGIPDKLPLACPQDIPQDPWMVRAGLTEVSEDCLTLNIYAPLVANNSSLPVVIFIHPGGGTVGASSVYDAVPLSSNIEAVVVVINHRLGALGFLSTEDEEAPGNYGLHDALASLKWVSKYIGSFGGDSHHITVIGHGSGSVIAHLLVMSEKAQGLFQQAVLMSASGLVRPLSNPVQPSPIEQARILARSVDCPIDSNEVMIKCLREKPALDVAGSSRYSPFEIPFRPIIDGNILTDDPRALLKSGTINNVDLIIGMTQDEVSAISFPLFFSNVSFCPTQEEAEGIIAVVSRASFNNPEKAALAFTTEYLSRKGMEDECLTRGSVRQFMQDMLTVSPTLEAAELHAAMGNDVFLYSFDHEPSSHYYSFLPPQAGPAFGDDLQFLFGDPYSSHVDEYKLTYRLQDKQMTLEMMTLWKNFIHDGKPGVSRSGVEWPRFNREDLAFMSLKDCPEVQSGQDYDWPHLVQFWSNLLPSVTMLSPSAKATETQPTDSPDTTKPTTEPCLVGNALGLNLTPEDATALIQVLIGLVVVALILNVLLLIGCLVYRVRAARSECREDDEGTGVRLNFFEQPDKDFL; encoded by the exons ATGGGTTGCGTGTATTTCAAAATGGCTTTGCTTTTCTTTGCTTTTTTTGGTGGTTTCCTCGGCTGCACCGATGGACAGACAGTTATTACAAACACGAGTCTAGGGCAGATCATGGGTGAGAAAATCTCTAGCTTTGGTTTCCCTCCACTAACCCGTTACAATGGAATACCTTACGCTGAACCACCGATTGGGCCACTGCGCTTTGCCAAGCCGGTTCCTAAAGCTGCCTGGGACGGGATTCTCAACGCTACGATGTTTGGACCAAGTTGTCCACAGTTCTTTGTCACTTTTAGTGCAGCATTTGACCAGTTTCTCCCCAATAGAGATATTGACGAGGATTGCTTGACTTTAAACATGTATATACCTGATAATGATATGGACATCATGGGGCCACTCCCAGTTATGGTGTTCATCCATGGTGGCGGCTTCGTAAACGGACAAGGATCGCTGTATGACGGTACCATCTTAGCTCTACAAGGGAAGGTTATTGTAGTCACCATCAACTACAGACTTGGACTCTTTGGATTCCTCAGTACAGGAGACGATTCAGCCCCTGGTAATTACGGACTTTGGGATCAAAGACTCGCCATTCAGTGGGTGAAAAATAACATCGCAAACTTTGGTGGTGATCCAAACAAGATTACTATATTTGGTGAATCTGCTGGAGGTTGGAGTGTAACCTACCAAATGGCTTCACCTCTGAATGACCGGACTCTGTTCCAGCGCGTTATTGCTCAAAGTGGAGCAGCCTTTCCTGGTATAATAACACCAACAGATGTTGCTAGGTATCAAGCATGGAATCTAGGTGAAGTGCTTGGTTGTAACCTTCCTTATGGAAGTACTACCCAAGACTTAATCAACTGTCTGAGGGAGTTTGACATGCAGACTCTGCAAAATAATTCCAGCTTCATCATTGCGGGTGCTGTTATAGACGGAGACTTCTTACCAAACATCAACTACCTGACGTCTCTATCACAAGTAGGACAATATGATCTTCTGATGGGCGTGAATAGCCAGGACGGAACTGTAATTTCACTTCGTCAGAGAAGTCTAACAACCGAGGAACTCAAAGCAGCCATTCTGCTAATAACAACGTACACGTGTGCATGTAGCAACCCAGAAGACATCACAAATGCACTTCTGACGTTTTATTACGGAGCAGACAAGTTGGACGACCCAAGACAGAATGTTCTGAAAGCTATTGATGTTGGTGGGGATCTGTATTTTGATATACCAAGTGTCAATTTTCTCCACCGTCACGTTGAATCCGCTGAGAATACCAATACGtacttttattatttcacaTACGATGTTGGAAAGGAGCTTCTAATTTCACCAGAATTCATTGATCTGATCTCGGGTGCACCCCATGGTCTTGACATACTCTACGTCTTTGGGTATGCACAAGTCCTTCTTACATCGAGCTCAGAGGCGGTGATGCTGGCACAACAGTCAGTACAATACTGGGCGGACTTTGCTCATAATGG AGATCCAAATGGGGCCGGTCTACCTGAGTGGCCGAAGTTTGACGCTGCGAACGAGACTTATCTCATTCTAGAACCAAACATCACAACTGGGCAACACCTCAAGGCAGATAAAGTGGCCTTTTGGAGAGACTACGTCCCTACAATAGCAGAATCAATCTATTCAGAGACCTGTTCGACTGAAGTCCCGGTTAGAGGAGGAAACTCCAAAACATCCGTCAATAAAACTGTAGTGATTACAAGTAAAGATGGTGATGTATTAGGGTCCGTTATTGGTGCCATTCGGATCGCAGACGAGGCTGTGGGCGGTAAAGAGGTAGTCAAGTTTCTAGGAATACCGTATGCGAAACCCCCGATTGGGGATTTACGATACCGGGCTCCGCAAGACACTGGACCATGGGGAGATGAACCACTTGGAATCCCTGATAAACTACCCCTTGCCTGCCCTCAAGACATCCCACAAGATCCCTGGATGGTTCGCGCTGGATTGACGGAAGTCAGTGAAGACTGTCTAACTCTCAACATCTACGCTCCACTAGTTGCCAACAACTCTTCCTTACCAGTCGTCATTTTCATCCATCCTGGAGGAGGAACTGTCGGTGCGTCATCTGTTTATGATGCTGTACCTCTGTCATCTAACATAGAAGCTGTCGTAGTTGTCATCAACCATCGTCTTGGAGCATTGGGATTCTTGAGTACTGAAGATGAAGAAGCTCCTGGTAACTATGGATTGCATGACGCGTTGGCTTCTCTCAAATGGGTCAGCAAATATATAGGCAGTTTCGGAGGTGATTCTCACCACATCACTGTGATTGGTCATGGATCTGGGTCAGTTATTGCACACTTACTCGTCATGTCAGAGAAGGCACAAGGGCTGTTTCAGCAAGCTGTACTAATGAGCGCCTCTGGTCTCGTGCGTCCTCTTTCGAATCCTGTCCAACCGAGTCCAATCGAGCAAGCTAGAATCCTTGCCAGAAGTGTGGACTGTCCAATCGATAGCAATGAGGTAATGATCAAATGCCTGCGTGAGAAACCTGCTCTGGATGTTGCAGGGAGCAGCAGGTACTCCCCATTTGAAATCCCATTCCGACCAATAATCGACGGTAATATTCTGACTGATGATCCAAGGGCATTGTTGAAATCAGGAACAATCAACAATGTAGATTTGATCATCGGAATGACCCAGGATGAAGTTTCTGCAATTTCATTCCCACTCTTTTTCAGCAACGTAAGTTTCTGTCCAACTCAAGAGGAAGCTGAAGGCATCATTGCAGTCGTTAGTCGAGCTTCTTTCAATAATCCTGAGAAGGCTGCCTTAGCGTTTACCACGGAGTATCTTAGCCGGAAAGGAATGGAGGACGAGTGTCTTACAAGAGGTAGTGTCAGGCAGTTTATGCAAGATATGTTGACTGTGTCACCCACATTGGAAGCAGCTGAGCTTCATGCTGCTATGGGTAATGACGTATTTCTTTATTCTTTCGATCACGAACCAAGCTCTCACTATTACAGCTTCCTTCCCCCACAAGCAGGACCTGCTTTTGGTGATGATCTTCAGTTCCTGTTTGGAGATCCTTACAGCTCCCACGTTGATGAATACAAGCTCACCTACCGACTCCAGGATAAGCAGATGACCTTAGAGATGATGACCTTGTGGAAGAACTTCATTCACGATGG GAAACCAGGCGTGTCTCGTTCTGGAGTTGAGTGGCCACGATTCAACAGAGAGGACCTCGCCTTTATGTCTCTGAAAGACTGTCCCGAAGTTCAATCTGGTCAGGATTACGATTGGCCCCACCTTGTGCAGTTCTGGTCCAACCTGCTTCCATCTGTCACAATGTTGTCACCCTCAGCCAAGGCAACCGAGACTCAACCAACCGATTCCCCAGACACCACCAAGCCAACCACGGAGCCATGTCTTGTAGGAAATGCTCTTGGGTTAAACTTAACCCCAGAAGATGCCACTGCTCTTATCCAAGTACTCATAGGGTTGGTTGTAGTGGCTTTGATCTTGaatgtcttattattaattGGTTGTTTGGTGTACAGGGTACGTGCTGCCCGTTCTGAATGTAGAGAGGATGACGAAGGGACTGGGGTTAGGTTAAATTTCTTTGAACAACCTGATAAAGATTTTCTTTGA
- the LOC117293354 gene encoding uncharacterized protein LOC117293354: MKFLMMLSLLVGVLCWQHVVGQTVVTNTSLGQIMGEKISSFGFPPLTRYSGIPYAEPPIGPLRFAKPVPKAAWDGILNATMFGPSCPQFFVTFSEALDQFLPNRDIDEDCLTLNMYIPDNDMDIMGPLPVMVYIHGGGFVNGQGSLYDGTILALQGKVIVVTINYRLGLFGFLSTGDDSAPGNYGLWDQRLAIQWVKNNIANLGGDPNKVTIFGESAGGWSVTYQMASPLNDRTLFQRVIAQSGAAFPGIITPTDVARYQAWNLGEVLGCNLPYGSTTRHLINCLREFDMQTLQNNSSFIIAGAVIDGDFLPNINYLTSLSQVGQYDLLMGVNSQDGSVISLHQRSLTTEELKAAILLITTYTCACSNPEDVTNALLTFYYGADKLDDPRQNVLKAIDVGGDLYFDIPSVNFLHRHVESAENTNTYFYYFTYDVGKEFLISAEFLDLISGAPHGLDIFYMFGYAQVLLTSSSEAMMLAQQSVQYWADFAHNGNPNGAGLPEWPKFNAENETYLILEPNITTGQHLKADKVAFWRDYVPTIAESIYSETCSTEVPVRGGNSKTTVDKTVVITSKDGDVLGSVIGAIRIADEAVGGEEVVEFLGIPYAKPPIGDLRYRAPQETGPWGDEPLGFPDKLPPACPQDIPLDPWMVRAGLTEVSEDCLTLNIYAPLVANNSSLPVVIFIHPGGGTVGASSVYDAVPLSSNIEAVVVVINHRLGALGFLSTEDEEAPGNYGLHDALASLKWVSKYIGSFGGDSHHITVIGHGSGSVIAHLLVMSEKVEGLFQQAVLMSASGLVRPLSNPVQPSPIEQARILARSVDCPIDSNEVMIKCLREKPALDVAGSSRYSPFEIPFRPIIDGNILTDDPRALLKSGTINNVDLIIGMTQDEVSAISFPLFFSNVSFCPTQEEAEGIIAVVSRASFNNPEKAAIAFSTEYLGWKGMEDECLTRGSVRQFMQDMLTVSPTLEAAELHAALGKEVFLYLFDHKPSSHYYSYLPPQAGPAFADDLQFLFGDPYSSHVDEYKLTYRLQDKQMSLEMMTLCKNFIHNGKPGVSRSGVEWPRFDRENLAFMSLTGCPEVQSGWDYDWPHLVQFWSNLLPSITMLSPSAKPTNYPDTTDPTEPCLVGKGIGLNLTQDEATFLIEVLVGALIGSLILSVLFLGGCVAYKTRSAQYEKQSKTVYQMDNYDNSDERRLF, translated from the exons ATGAAATTTCTG ATGATGTTGTCTTTATTGGTTGGAGTCCTTTGCTGGCAACATGTTGTTGGACAGACAGTTGTTACGAATACTAGTCTAGGGCAGATCATGGGCGAGAAAATCTCTAGCTTTGGTTTCCCTCCACTAACCCGTTATAGTGGAATACCTTACGCTGAACCACCGATTGGGCCACTGCGCTTTGCCAAGCCGGTTCCCAAAGCAGCCTGGGATGGGATTCTCAACGCTACGATGTTTGGGCCAAGTTGTCCACAGTTCTTCGTAACTTTTAGTGAAGCACTTGACCAGTTTCTCCCCAATAGAGATATTGACGAGGACTGCTTGACTTTAAACATGTATATACCTGATAATGATATGGACATCATGGGGCCACTCCCAGTTATGGTGTACATCCATGGTGGCGGCTTCGTTAACGGACAAGGATCGCTGTATGACGGTACCATCTTGGCTCTACAAGGGAAGGTTATTGTAGTCACCATCAACTACAGACTTGGACTCTTTGGATTCCTCAGTACAGGAGACGATTCAGCCCCTGGTAATTACGGACTTTGGGATCAAAGACTCGCCATTCAGTGGGTGAAAAATAACATCGCAAACTTAGGTGGTGATCCAAACAAGGTTACTATCTTTGGTGAATCTGCTGGAGGTTGGAGTGTAACCTACCAAATGGCTTCACCTCTGAATGACCGGACTCTGTTCCAGCGCGTTATTGCTCAAAGTGGAGCAGCCTTTCCTGGTATAATAACACCAACAGATGTTGCTAGGTATCAAGCATGGAATCTAGGTGAAGTGCTTGGTTGTAACCTTCCTTATGGAAGTACTACCCGACACTTAATCAACTGTCTGAGAGAGTTTGACATGCAGACTCTGCAAAATAATTCCAGCTTCATCATTGCGGGTGCTGTTATAGACGGAGACTTCTTACCAAACATCAACTACCTGACGTCTCTATCACAAGTAGGACAATATGATCTTCTGATGGGCGTGAATAGCCAGGACGGAAGTGTAATTTCACTTCATCAGAGAAGTCTAACAACCGAGGAACTCAAAGCAGCCATTCTGCTAATAACAACGTACACCTGTGCATGCAGCAACCCAGAAGACGTCACAAATGCACTTCTGACGTTTTATTACGGAGCAGACAAGTTGGACGACCCAAGACAGAATGTTCTGAAAGCTATTGATGTTGGTGGGGATCTGTATTTTGATATACCAAGTGTCAACTTTCTCCACCGTCACGTTGAATCCGCTGAGAATACCAATACGtacttttattatttcacaTACGACGTTGGAAAGGAGTTTCTAATTTCAGCAGAATTCCTTGATCTGATTTCGGGCGCACCCCATGGTCTTGACATATTCTACATGTTTGGGTATGCACAAGTCCTTCTTACATCAAGCTCAGAGGCGATGATGCTGGCACAACAGTCAGTACAATACTGGGCGGACTTTGCTCATAATGG AAATCCAAATGGGGCCGGTCTACCTGAGTGGCCGAAGTTTAACGCTGAGAACGAGACTTATCTCATCCTAGAACCAAACATCACAACTGGGCAACACCTCAAGGCAGATAAAGTGGCCTTTTGGAGAGACTACGTCCCTACAATAGCAGAATCAATCTATTCAGAGACCTGTTCAACTGAAGTCCCGGTTAGAGGAGGAAACTCCAAAACGACCGTCGATAAAACTGTAGTGATTACAAGTAAAGATGGTGATGTATTAGGGTCCGTTATTGGTGCCATTCGGATCGCAGACGAGGCGGTGGGTGGTGAAGAGGTAGTCGAGTTTCTAGGAATACCGTATGCCAAACCCCCCATTGGGGATTTACGATACCGGGCTCCACAAGAAACTGGACCATGGGGAGATGAACCACTTGGATTCCCTGATAAACTACCCCCTGCCTGCCCTCAAGACATCCCACTAGATCCCTGGATGGTTCGCGCTGGATTGACGGAAGTCAGTGAAGACTGTCTAACTCTCAACATCTACGCTCCACTTGTTGCCAACAACTCTTCCTTACCAGTCGTCATTTTCATCCATCCTGGAGGAGGAACTGTCGGTGCGTCATCTGTTTATGATGCTGTACCTCTGTCATCTAACATAGAAGCTGTCGTAGTTGTCATCAACCATCGTCTTGGAGCATTGGGATTCTTGAGTACTGAAGATGAAGAAGCTCCTGGTAACTATGGATTGCATGACGCGTTGGCTTCTCTCAAATGGGTCAGTAAGTATATAGGCAGTTTCGGAGGTGATTCTCACCACATCACTGTGATTGGTCATGGATCTGGGTCAGTTATTGCACACTTACTCGTCATGTCAGAGAAGGTAGAGGGGCTGTTTCAGCAAGCTGTACTTATGAGCGCCTCTGGTCTTGTGCGTCCTCTTTCGAATCCTGTCCAACCGAGTCCAATCGAGCAAGCTAGAATCCTTGCCAGAAGTGTGGACTGTCCAATCGATAGCAATGAGGTAATGATCAAATGCCTGCGTGAGAAACCTGCTCTGGATGTTGCAGGGAGCAGCAGGTACTCCCCATTTGAAATCCCATTCCGACCAATAATCGACGGTAATATTCTGACTGATGATCCAAGGGCATTGTTGAAATCAGGAACAATCAACAATGTAGATTTGATCATAGGAATGACCCAGGATGAAGTCTCTGCAATTTCATTCCCACTCTTTTTCAGCAACGTAAGTTTCTGTCCAACTCAAGAGGAAGCTGAAGGCATCATTGCAGTCGTTAGTCGAGCTTCATTCAATAACCCTGAGAAGGCTGCCATAGCTTTCTCCACGGAGTATCTTGGATGGAAAGGCATGGAGGACGAGTGTCTTACAAGAGGGAGTGTCAGGCAGTTTATGCAAGATATGTTGACTGTGTCACCCACATTGGAAGCAGCTGAGCTTCATGCTGCTTTGGGAAAAGaagtttttctttatttgttcGATCACAAACCAAGTTCCCACTATTACAGCTACCTTCCCCCACAAGCAGGACCTGCTTTTGCTGACGATCTTCAGTTCCTGTTTGGAGATCCTTACAGCTCCCACGTGGATGAATACAAGCTCACCTACCGACTCCAGGACAAACAGATGAGCTTAGAGATGATGACCTTGTGTAAGAACTTCATTCACAATGG GAAACCAGGCGTATCTCGCTCTGGAGTTGAGTGGCCACGTTTTGACAGAGAGAACCTCGCCTTTATGTCTCTGACTGGCTGTCCTGAAGTTCAATCTGGTTGGGATTACGATTGGCCCCACCTTGTGCAGTTCTGGTCCAACCTACTACCGTCTATCACAATGCTGTCGCCCTCAGCCAAGCCGACCAACTACCCAGACACCACCGATCCAACAGAGCCCTGTCTTGTTGGGAAGGGTATCGGGTTGAACTTGACCCAAGATGAAGCAACTTTCCTGATTGAAGTTCTTGTGGGGGCATTAATAGGAAGTTTGATTTTGTCTGTTCTTTTCCTTGGTGGTTGTGTGGCTTATAAGACCCGTTCGGCCCAATACGAAAAGCAATCAAAGACTGTGTATCAAATGGATAACTATGATAATTCAGATGAACGGAGATTATTTTAA